In Balneola sp., one genomic interval encodes:
- a CDS encoding cupin produces the protein MKKTTCLLAILALTSVTLFAQSEKKSDGDKFTIKNTVSTFNLEEVDSTEVGYQFWFVDKTYLDGRTLKMSVVEPQKATHAPHSHEEDEFFFVLEGTAEFYLDGETTEAGPYSSFYCPPYSKHGIRNVGDTELKYLVIKKYLSVD, from the coding sequence ATGAAGAAGACTACATGTTTATTAGCAATTCTGGCACTAACATCAGTAACCTTGTTTGCTCAGTCTGAAAAAAAGAGTGATGGCGATAAGTTTACCATTAAGAATACAGTCAGCACCTTCAACCTTGAGGAAGTGGATTCTACAGAGGTGGGGTATCAGTTTTGGTTTGTCGACAAGACATATCTGGATGGCCGGACGCTGAAAATGAGTGTGGTTGAACCTCAAAAAGCAACTCATGCTCCTCACTCTCATGAAGAAGATGAATTCTTTTTTGTGCTTGAAGGCACGGCTGAGTTTTACCTGGATGGGGAAACAACTGAAGCAGGTCCATATTCCAGTTTTTACTGTCCACCATACAGCAAACATGGAATCCGGAATGTTGGAGACACTGAATTGAAATATTTAGTTATTAAAAAATACCTGTCGGTAGATTGA
- a CDS encoding Na/Pi cotransporter, translating into MTYTFFDFFQLIGSLGIFIYGMKVFSDGLQKVAGNRLRGILKGMTTTRFRGVFTGFAATTITQSSSTTTVMVVSFVNAGLLTFLESTGVVMGANIGTTVTAWMVSIFGFKMQITPIAIMLIGIFFPFMFAGKERLRNLAEAMIGFGILFIGLDFIKNAVPNIQNNPEMFMFVDQFTEFGFLSIIIFVFAGTLLTLVTQSSSASTAITLVMLFQGWIDFPIAAAMVLGENIGTTVTANIAAVVGNVYAKRAARFHFVFNVFGVIWMLLLMQPFLMGIDSVMGYFSPEAGSVFNTTDEMGRANATLALSLFHTTFNVLNVLFLVAFVPRIVTLIERYQKEKKGDDSTYRLQYISSGMMSSPELSISQAHKEIQLFGKLIEKIHYSFEALLFNKQGKQSKFLKKIKERENITDTIELEVAEYLTKISSTNLTESSTRRIRGMHSIINDLERVADIYYQMSKTFEQMQSEGTDFKEPVLIRLKEMLNLILEDIQLVRNNLKKDYGTVDLDDAIEVEGYIDAYRDELLEFHYSQLENKAYSNKAGFIFLDYVNRMEKIGDHLFNVNEAMAGIKVKAAYEKVIEERG; encoded by the coding sequence ATGACCTACACTTTCTTCGACTTTTTCCAACTGATAGGTTCGCTTGGGATTTTTATTTATGGCATGAAGGTGTTCAGCGATGGTCTTCAGAAAGTAGCTGGAAATAGGCTTCGTGGTATTCTTAAAGGTATGACAACCACGCGCTTTCGTGGTGTTTTTACCGGTTTTGCTGCTACTACAATCACACAATCTTCCAGTACAACCACCGTAATGGTGGTGAGTTTTGTGAACGCAGGTCTTCTTACTTTTCTAGAGTCTACCGGAGTGGTGATGGGTGCTAATATCGGTACTACAGTTACAGCATGGATGGTCTCTATTTTTGGGTTCAAGATGCAGATCACTCCAATCGCGATAATGCTCATAGGTATTTTCTTCCCCTTTATGTTTGCCGGCAAGGAGCGGTTAAGAAATCTTGCTGAAGCTATGATTGGCTTTGGTATTCTTTTTATCGGACTCGATTTCATTAAAAATGCTGTACCAAACATTCAGAACAACCCTGAGATGTTCATGTTTGTAGATCAGTTTACCGAATTCGGCTTTTTATCAATTATCATATTCGTTTTTGCAGGTACTCTTCTCACGCTTGTAACACAATCTTCATCGGCCTCTACAGCTATTACGCTGGTTATGTTATTTCAAGGCTGGATTGATTTCCCAATTGCCGCAGCCATGGTTTTAGGCGAGAATATCGGAACTACGGTTACTGCGAATATTGCTGCTGTAGTTGGTAATGTTTATGCAAAAAGAGCAGCTCGCTTTCACTTCGTTTTCAATGTATTTGGGGTGATATGGATGTTGTTGCTTATGCAACCCTTCCTGATGGGTATTGACAGTGTGATGGGTTATTTCTCGCCTGAAGCAGGATCAGTTTTCAACACCACAGACGAGATGGGCAGGGCAAACGCTACACTAGCCCTCTCCCTTTTCCATACTACTTTCAACGTATTGAATGTGCTTTTTCTGGTTGCCTTTGTACCACGGATCGTAACCCTGATAGAACGTTACCAAAAGGAGAAAAAAGGAGACGACAGCACTTACCGCCTTCAGTATATTTCTTCAGGAATGATGTCTTCACCGGAACTTTCAATATCACAGGCTCATAAAGAAATTCAGCTATTCGGTAAGCTTATCGAAAAAATTCACTACAGCTTCGAAGCACTGCTTTTTAATAAACAGGGTAAGCAAAGCAAGTTCTTAAAGAAGATTAAAGAAAGAGAGAATATCACAGATACCATTGAACTGGAAGTGGCCGAATATCTAACTAAGATATCGAGTACTAACCTCACTGAAAGTTCAACAAGGCGCATTCGCGGGATGCACAGCATCATAAATGATTTAGAGCGGGTTGCCGACATCTACTATCAAATGTCTAAAACATTCGAGCAAATGCAATCTGAGGGAACTGATTTTAAGGAACCCGTACTTATTCGCCTTAAAGAAATGCTTAACCTTATCCTTGAGGATATACAGCTGGTCCGCAATAATCTCAAAAAAGATTACGGGACTGTAGACCTTGACGATGCAATTGAAGTAGAAGGATATATTGATGCCTACCGTGATGAACTCCTCGAATTCCATTACAGTCAGTTAGAAAATAAAGCTTACAGTAATAAAGCCGGATTCATCTTTTTGGATTACGTGAACCGAATGGAAAAAATCGGTGACCACTTATTCAACGTAAATGAAGCAATGGCAGGTATTAAAGTAAAAGCAGCATATGAAAAAGTGATTGAAGAGCGCGGGTAA